One genomic region from Streptomyces sp. NBC_01304 encodes:
- a CDS encoding MBL fold metallo-hydrolase, whose product MLIAGFPAGAWGTNCYLVAPAAGEECVIIDPGHQATEGVEEALKKHRLKPVAVVLTHGHIDHVASVVPVCGAHDVPAWIHPDDRYMMSDPEKALGRSIGMPLMGELTVGEPDDVKELTDGAKLSLAGLDFSVAHAPGHTKGSVTFQMPEAADIPSVFFSGDLLFAGSIGRTDLPGGSHAEILESLARVCLPLDDSTVVLSGHGPQTTIGQERATNPYLRQVAAGQGAAHQQAPRRGM is encoded by the coding sequence GTGCTCATTGCCGGGTTCCCTGCAGGGGCCTGGGGGACCAACTGTTATCTGGTCGCCCCGGCCGCAGGTGAGGAGTGCGTGATCATCGATCCTGGCCACCAGGCCACCGAGGGCGTCGAGGAAGCACTCAAGAAGCATCGGCTCAAGCCCGTCGCCGTCGTTCTCACCCATGGCCACATCGACCATGTGGCCTCGGTCGTCCCGGTGTGCGGAGCCCATGACGTACCGGCCTGGATCCACCCCGACGACCGGTACATGATGAGCGACCCGGAGAAGGCCCTCGGCCGCTCCATCGGGATGCCGCTGATGGGCGAGCTGACCGTGGGGGAGCCGGACGACGTCAAGGAGCTGACCGACGGCGCGAAGCTGAGCCTGGCCGGGCTCGACTTCTCCGTCGCGCACGCGCCCGGGCATACCAAGGGGTCGGTGACCTTCCAGATGCCCGAGGCGGCCGACATCCCGTCGGTCTTCTTCTCGGGCGATCTGCTCTTCGCCGGCTCCATCGGACGCACCGATCTGCCCGGCGGCTCCCACGCCGAGATCCTCGAGTCGCTGGCCCGCGTGTGCCTGCCGCTCGACGACTCGACCGTGGTGCTGTCCGGCCACGGCCCCCAGACGACCATCGGCCAGGAGCGCGCCACCAACCCGTACCTGCGGCAGGTGGCCGCCGGCCAGGGAGCTGCACACCAGCAGGCTCCCCGACGAGGAATGTGA
- a CDS encoding peptidylprolyl isomerase — MVTNDQRRRQLAREKFARQQQRRESARHKARRRNAVIAASVAAVLALSGVALATDAFKGDGKKDTDAAASPSPSPSVKDPCAKPAEGKVKELSYKKEPELSIDKSAKYAMELDTTCGKIGIDLKADAAPHTVNSFNFLVNKGYLDHTKCHRLTTEGIYVLQCGDPKGTGTGGPGYTIPDENLKDKSLKGNIYPAGTVAMANQYNAQEGKGRNTGGSQFFLVYQDSQLPPDYTPFGTISESGMKVLKKIAGAGAAAPDPTTGNTAPNATAVINKATVRKS, encoded by the coding sequence GTGGTCACGAACGATCAGCGGCGGCGGCAGCTCGCCCGGGAGAAGTTCGCGCGGCAGCAGCAGCGGCGGGAATCCGCGCGCCACAAGGCCCGTCGGCGCAACGCAGTGATCGCCGCGTCCGTCGCCGCGGTCCTGGCCCTGAGCGGCGTGGCCCTGGCCACCGACGCCTTCAAGGGCGACGGCAAGAAGGACACCGACGCCGCCGCGTCGCCCAGCCCCTCCCCCTCGGTCAAGGACCCGTGCGCGAAGCCGGCCGAGGGCAAGGTCAAGGAGCTGAGCTACAAGAAGGAGCCCGAGCTCAGCATCGACAAGTCGGCGAAGTACGCGATGGAGCTCGACACCACCTGCGGAAAGATCGGCATCGACCTCAAGGCGGATGCCGCGCCGCACACGGTGAACTCGTTCAACTTCCTTGTGAACAAGGGCTACCTGGACCACACCAAGTGCCACCGCCTCACCACCGAGGGCATCTACGTCCTGCAGTGCGGCGATCCCAAGGGCACCGGTACGGGCGGGCCCGGGTACACGATCCCGGACGAGAACCTCAAGGACAAAAGCCTCAAGGGCAACATCTACCCGGCGGGCACGGTCGCCATGGCGAACCAGTACAACGCCCAGGAGGGCAAGGGCCGCAACACCGGCGGCAGCCAGTTCTTCCTCGTCTACCAGGACAGTCAGCTGCCGCCCGACTACACACCGTTCGGCACCATCTCCGAATCGGGCATGAAGGTCCTGAAGAAGATCGCGGGAGCCGGCGCCGCGGCACCGGACCCGACCACCGGCAACACCGCGCCGAACGCGACGGCGGTCATCAACAAGGCGACCGTACGCAAGTCCTGA